A genome region from Alteripontixanthobacter maritimus includes the following:
- the serA gene encoding phosphoglycerate dehydrogenase: protein MTDIQKTTQKPRVLISDKMDPNAARIFEERGCDVDVITGESPEELVARIGDYHGLAIRSSTTVTPEILDAATNLKVIGRAGIGVDNVDIPYASGKGVVVMNTPFGNSITTAEHAIALIMALARQIPQANTRTQAGEWPKSAFMGVEVTGKTLGLIGAGNIGSIVASRALGLKMKVIAFDPFLTKDRAVEVGIEKVTLDDLLARADFITLHTPLTDETRNILSREALAKTKPGVRIVNCARGGLIDEAALKDALESGHVAGAALDVFAQEPAKDNPLFGAPNFICTPHLGASTNEAQVNVALQVAEQMADYLVNGGVTNALNMPSLSAEEAPKLKPYMALAESLGSLVGQLAHGNLPKISIEMEGGAAELNAKPITAAVLAGVMRRYSETVNMVNAPYLAKERGIEVREIRNSREGTYHTLLRVTVETEQGNRSVAGTLFGSGAPRLVEIFGVGIEAELDGHMLYIVNDDAPGFIGRIGTLMGENGINIGTFNLGRREAGGEAVLLLSVDDAITPEVVDKACGLEGVRMVKALSF from the coding sequence ATGACCGATATCCAAAAAACCACGCAGAAACCCCGCGTCCTAATTTCCGACAAGATGGACCCCAACGCCGCTCGCATTTTCGAAGAACGCGGTTGCGACGTCGATGTGATTACCGGCGAAAGTCCCGAGGAACTGGTTGCCCGCATCGGCGACTATCACGGCCTCGCAATCCGTTCCTCGACCACCGTAACGCCTGAAATACTGGATGCCGCCACTAATCTGAAGGTTATCGGGCGCGCCGGCATCGGGGTGGATAATGTCGATATCCCCTATGCCAGCGGCAAGGGCGTGGTGGTGATGAACACCCCGTTCGGCAACTCCATCACCACTGCGGAACATGCTATCGCGTTAATTATGGCGCTGGCCCGGCAAATTCCGCAGGCGAACACCCGTACGCAGGCTGGCGAATGGCCGAAATCCGCCTTCATGGGAGTGGAAGTAACCGGCAAGACACTGGGCCTGATCGGCGCAGGCAATATCGGCTCGATCGTCGCCAGCCGTGCGCTCGGCCTAAAGATGAAGGTGATCGCCTTCGATCCCTTCCTGACCAAGGACCGCGCCGTGGAAGTCGGCATCGAGAAAGTCACACTGGACGATCTGCTCGCGCGTGCCGACTTCATCACACTTCACACTCCACTGACCGACGAAACGCGCAATATTCTCAGCCGGGAAGCGCTCGCCAAGACAAAACCCGGCGTCCGCATCGTGAACTGCGCGCGCGGCGGACTGATTGACGAAGCTGCACTTAAGGACGCGCTGGAAAGCGGCCATGTGGCGGGCGCGGCGCTGGACGTGTTCGCGCAGGAACCGGCCAAGGACAATCCGCTGTTCGGCGCGCCGAACTTTATCTGCACACCGCATCTTGGCGCTTCCACCAACGAGGCGCAGGTGAATGTGGCGCTGCAGGTGGCCGAACAGATGGCGGACTATCTCGTCAATGGCGGTGTGACCAACGCGCTCAATATGCCAAGCCTGTCGGCGGAAGAGGCGCCGAAGCTAAAGCCGTATATGGCGCTTGCGGAAAGCCTGGGTTCGCTCGTCGGCCAGTTGGCGCATGGAAACCTGCCCAAGATCAGCATCGAGATGGAAGGCGGCGCTGCAGAGCTGAACGCCAAGCCAATTACCGCCGCCGTGCTGGCTGGCGTGATGCGGCGCTATTCAGAAACCGTGAACATGGTCAACGCGCCCTATCTCGCCAAGGAACGCGGCATCGAAGTGCGCGAAATCCGTAACAGCCGCGAGGGTACCTATCATACGCTGCTGCGTGTCACCGTGGAAACCGAACAGGGCAATCGCAGCGTGGCAGGCACATTGTTCGGATCGGGCGCACCCCGGCTGGTCGAAATCTTCGGCGTCGGGATCGAGGCTGAATTGGACGGTCACATGCTGTATATCGTCAATGACGATGCGCCGGGCTTCATCGGCCGGATCGGTACGCTGATGGGTGAAAACGGCATCAATATCGGCACGTTCAATCTGGGCCGGCGCGAGGCTGGCGGCGAGGCTGTGCTGTTGCTCAGCGTGGACGATGCGATCACACCCGAAGTAGTGGACAAGGCCTGCGGCCTGGAAGGCGTGCGGATGGTAAAGGCGTTGTCGTTTTAG
- a CDS encoding aldo/keto reductase gives MTDYPTLMMNDDRQIPQLGFGTYQIDDSDAAETVQTALDTGYWLIDTAAIYKNERGVGEGIGDWADIFLTTKIWNESQGYDRTKKAFAKCLERLGRDYVDLLLIHWPCPEQGLAVETWKAFIELREEGLAKSIGVSNFREEDLQMLASETGIVPAVNQIEIHPSFQQRDMRKVHDDMGIITQSWSPLGQGAGLKHDAIKRIAEELGQPASAVVLRWHMQCGLAPIPKASSQEHIEANFRALDFELSDEQMNAIDDLDQKDGRIGPDPAEFN, from the coding sequence ATGACCGACTACCCCACATTGATGATGAACGACGACCGCCAGATCCCGCAGCTGGGCTTCGGCACTTACCAGATCGACGATAGCGACGCCGCCGAAACCGTCCAAACCGCGCTCGACACCGGATACTGGCTGATCGACACTGCGGCCATTTACAAGAACGAACGCGGTGTGGGGGAAGGCATCGGCGATTGGGCCGACATCTTTCTCACCACCAAGATCTGGAATGAAAGCCAGGGTTACGATCGTACGAAAAAGGCGTTTGCCAAATGCCTGGAACGGCTGGGCCGCGACTATGTCGATCTGTTGCTGATCCACTGGCCCTGCCCCGAGCAGGGTCTGGCCGTGGAAACATGGAAAGCATTCATCGAATTGCGCGAGGAAGGGTTGGCCAAATCCATCGGCGTATCGAATTTTCGCGAAGAAGACTTGCAGATGCTGGCGAGCGAAACGGGCATCGTTCCGGCGGTCAACCAGATCGAAATTCACCCGTCTTTCCAGCAGCGCGATATGCGCAAGGTGCATGACGATATGGGCATCATCACGCAAAGCTGGTCCCCGCTCGGCCAGGGTGCCGGACTGAAACATGATGCCATTAAACGGATTGCCGAAGAGCTGGGCCAGCCCGCATCCGCCGTGGTGCTGCGCTGGCATATGCAGTGCGGCCTCGCCCCCATTCCCAAGGCTAGCAGCCAGGAGCATATCGAGGCCAACTTCCGCGCGCTCGACTTCGAGCTGTCGGACGAACAGATGAACGCGATCGACGACCTCGACCAGAAGGACGGCCGGATCGGACCGGACCCCGCCGAATTCAACTGA
- a CDS encoding glycosyltransferase family 4 protein, with amino-acid sequence MDITDLRIALFSGNYNYTRDGANQALNRLVGYLLRSGAQVRVYAPTVAEPDFEPTGDLVSVPSVRFPMKGRGEYRFPLPLSAENKTDIDIFAPNVVHIASPDMSGHAALRYAQARNIPVLASVHTRFETYPRYYRLGFIEPAIVAMLRRFYSRCDALVAPSPSMIDTLRQQGMNDDISLWTRGVDRAVFHPDKRDMTWRRELGLSDEDVAIVFLGRLVAEKALDVFAGSIDRLRSAGVPHKVLVIGDGPERASFAKALPGAVFAGFQTGGYLGRALASGDVFFNPSITETFGNVTLEAMACELPCVAAAATGSASLVDDGVSGRLVQPGDTAAFADALAPYCTDPQLRRSHGRAGEKRAQDYDWDAINQTVADSYLRLAANA; translated from the coding sequence ATGGACATCACCGACCTGCGCATCGCCCTGTTCAGCGGCAATTACAACTATACCCGCGACGGGGCGAATCAGGCGCTGAACCGGCTGGTCGGCTACCTGCTGCGGTCCGGCGCGCAGGTCCGCGTTTATGCCCCCACCGTGGCGGAACCGGACTTCGAACCGACGGGCGATCTAGTATCGGTACCATCCGTACGCTTTCCCATGAAGGGCCGCGGCGAATATCGCTTTCCATTGCCGCTATCGGCGGAAAACAAGACCGATATCGATATTTTTGCACCCAATGTGGTGCATATCGCCTCGCCCGATATGAGCGGCCATGCAGCGCTGCGCTATGCACAGGCTCGCAATATTCCAGTACTGGCATCGGTGCACACGCGCTTCGAAACCTATCCCCGCTATTACCGGCTGGGCTTTATCGAACCTGCTATCGTGGCCATGCTGCGCCGGTTCTACAGCCGCTGCGACGCGCTGGTCGCACCTTCCCCCAGCATGATCGATACCTTGCGGCAGCAGGGCATGAACGACGATATCAGCCTATGGACACGCGGGGTGGATCGCGCGGTTTTCCATCCGGACAAACGCGACATGACCTGGCGGCGCGAACTGGGGCTGTCTGATGAGGATGTCGCCATCGTGTTTCTCGGCCGGCTGGTGGCGGAAAAGGCGCTGGACGTGTTCGCCGGTTCGATCGACAGACTGCGCAGCGCAGGCGTACCGCACAAGGTTCTGGTGATCGGCGATGGTCCGGAACGCGCCAGCTTCGCCAAGGCGCTGCCGGGTGCAGTCTTCGCTGGGTTTCAGACAGGCGGCTATTTGGGGCGCGCGCTGGCCAGCGGCGATGTGTTCTTCAATCCGTCGATTACCGAAACCTTTGGCAACGTTACGCTGGAGGCGATGGCATGCGAACTGCCCTGCGTCGCTGCAGCCGCCACGGGTAGCGCCAGTCTGGTCGACGACGGCGTTTCGGGCCGACTGGTGCAGCCGGGCGACACCGCCGCCTTTGCCGATGCGCTAGCCCCCTATTGCACCGATCCGCAGCTACGCCGGTCGCATGGTCGGGCCGGAGAAAAGCGCGCGCAAGACTATGATTGGGACGCGATCAACCAGACTGTGGCGGATAGCTATCTACGATTGGCAGCAAACGCTTAG
- a CDS encoding phosphoserine transaminase, which translates to MTDMPTLKPERPFFSSGPTAKFPGWSASNLKTEALGRSHRSAVGKARLKYAIDLSRELLGVPDDYLVGIMPGSDTGALECAMWTMLGARPATVAAWESFGNVWIQDAVKQLKLPDLQVLDADYGEIPDLTQIPQGNDVVFTWNGTTSGAKIANTDWLEQGREGLAVNDATSAVFAQEMDWAKLDATTYSWQKVMGSEAQHGMLVLSPKAVKRIESYDPAWPLPKLFRLKKGDKLNRAIFEGATINTPSLLATEDYILALEWAKSIGGRKAMFERADANAKIVTDWIEATPWMRNMVADPAQRTNTGVCMVFQGDWYESLSAEDQVGVPKKIAAMLDEHDVGYDFNGYRDAPPSLRIWCGGTVEQEDLKRLLPWIEWAYESLRNQ; encoded by the coding sequence ATGACCGATATGCCGACGCTCAAACCCGAGCGCCCTTTCTTTTCGTCCGGACCCACTGCCAAATTTCCCGGCTGGTCCGCATCCAATCTCAAAACCGAAGCTCTGGGCCGGTCGCACCGTTCCGCCGTCGGCAAGGCGCGGCTGAAATACGCCATCGACCTGTCGCGCGAATTGCTGGGCGTGCCCGACGATTATCTTGTCGGCATTATGCCGGGTTCGGATACTGGCGCGCTGGAATGCGCGATGTGGACAATGCTGGGTGCGCGTCCGGCCACAGTCGCCGCATGGGAAAGCTTCGGCAATGTCTGGATCCAGGACGCGGTCAAGCAGCTGAAACTGCCCGATCTGCAAGTGCTCGACGCCGATTACGGGGAAATTCCCGATCTTACGCAGATCCCGCAGGGCAACGATGTTGTCTTTACCTGGAACGGCACGACTTCGGGTGCGAAAATCGCCAATACCGATTGGCTGGAACAGGGCCGCGAGGGCCTTGCCGTCAACGATGCGACCAGCGCTGTCTTCGCGCAGGAAATGGACTGGGCGAAGCTCGATGCCACAACCTATAGCTGGCAGAAGGTCATGGGCTCCGAAGCGCAGCATGGGATGCTTGTGCTCAGCCCCAAGGCGGTGAAGCGGATCGAGAGCTACGATCCTGCATGGCCGCTCCCTAAGCTGTTCCGCCTGAAAAAGGGCGACAAGCTGAACCGCGCGATCTTCGAAGGTGCGACCATCAACACGCCCAGCCTGCTGGCGACGGAGGATTACATCCTCGCGCTGGAATGGGCGAAGTCGATCGGTGGGCGCAAGGCGATGTTTGAACGCGCCGATGCCAATGCGAAGATCGTGACGGACTGGATCGAAGCCACGCCCTGGATGCGCAATATGGTCGCCGATCCGGCGCAGCGCACCAATACCGGCGTTTGCATGGTGTTCCAGGGCGACTGGTACGAAAGCCTGTCCGCTGAAGACCAGGTCGGTGTGCCCAAGAAGATCGCGGCGATGCTGGACGAACACGACGTCGGCTACGATTTCAATGGCTACCGCGATGCGCCGCCCTCCTTGCGCATCTGGTGCGGCGGAACCGTGGAGCAGGAGGATCTGAAACGCCTGCTGCCGTGGATCGAATGGGCTTACGAAAGCCTTCGCAACCAGTAA
- the trhO gene encoding oxygen-dependent tRNA uridine(34) hydroxylase TrhO, with protein MARYRAIRARLMPHTVPPFRVAALYRFTRFPDPEALRMPLQSVCDDNAVRGTLLLAGEGINGTIAGTDGGIEAALAHVRTLPGCGDIEAKDSRADTMPFHRMKVRLKREIVTMGQPDLDPMGGTGTYVAPEDWNALIADPDTIIIDTRNDYEVAIGSFAGAIDPETPSFRDFPAWFRERRQELEQDGRMPRVAMFCTGGIRCEKSTAFLKNEGVEDVFHLEGGILKYLETVPAEKSRWEGECFVFDERVSVVHGLETGSYDLCRACRRPVNDADKTSPAYAEGEACPSCIGERTDEQRARYAERHRQVALAEARGAEHVGAKLAAKEKRND; from the coding sequence ATGGCGCGCTACCGTGCTATCCGCGCCCGCCTGATGCCTCACACCGTTCCGCCTTTCCGCGTTGCAGCGCTTTATCGGTTTACGCGGTTTCCCGACCCAGAAGCCTTGCGCATGCCGTTGCAGAGCGTTTGCGACGATAATGCCGTGCGTGGCACTTTGCTGTTGGCAGGCGAAGGGATCAACGGGACGATCGCTGGCACGGATGGCGGCATCGAGGCCGCGCTTGCCCATGTCCGCACCTTGCCGGGCTGCGGAGATATTGAGGCAAAGGATTCGCGCGCGGACACCATGCCGTTTCACCGCATGAAAGTCCGGCTGAAGCGCGAGATCGTGACGATGGGCCAGCCCGACCTAGACCCCATGGGCGGCACAGGTACATACGTCGCGCCGGAGGACTGGAACGCCCTGATCGCGGACCCGGACACCATCATCATCGATACGCGCAACGATTACGAGGTCGCCATCGGCAGTTTCGCAGGCGCGATCGATCCCGAAACACCCAGCTTCCGAGACTTCCCCGCCTGGTTCCGCGAACGGCGGCAGGAGCTGGAACAGGACGGTCGGATGCCGCGCGTGGCGATGTTCTGTACAGGCGGCATTCGCTGCGAAAAATCCACCGCATTCCTGAAAAACGAAGGGGTAGAAGATGTCTTTCACTTGGAAGGCGGCATTCTGAAATATCTCGAAACCGTGCCTGCCGAAAAAAGCCGCTGGGAAGGCGAATGCTTTGTCTTCGACGAGCGGGTTTCGGTTGTGCACGGGCTCGAGACAGGCAGCTACGATTTGTGCCGCGCCTGCCGTCGTCCGGTAAATGATGCGGACAAGACCTCGCCCGCATATGCCGAGGGCGAAGCCTGCCCTTCGTGTATCGGCGAGCGCACCGACGAACAGCGTGCCCGCTATGCCGAACGGCACCGGCAGGTCGCTTTGGCCGAGGCGCGCGGAGCGGAACATGTCGGCGCGAAACTGGCGGCCAAGGAAAAACGCAATGACTGA
- a CDS encoding ATP phosphoribosyltransferase regulatory subunit encodes MKTQPDDLLPIGLRDRLPAAAANASAVEQAALGVMHSHGYDRVRPPLMEFETSLAGRMDGVSTRRMVRFTDPASLRTIALRSDMTPQVGRIAATAMAEAPRPLRVCYAGDVARLAADQLSPERQSLQIGAELVGSDGAAAAGEIVAVAIAALEAGGAQGISVDFTLPDLVDILSAKALPLEAGQVDAVRRELDTKDAGGLRDAGGADYLPLLYSSGPFEEAIDKLAAIDAGGALASRIEGLRQIAARVEGHARVTLDPTERHGFEYQTWFGFTLYAEGVRGALGRGGTYRIGGTDEAASGVSLYVDGLIDSLPEAVNGKVLFLPLSHDAMRAEALRGEGWRTVAAVSDQDDATSLGASHVLQGGAPVAL; translated from the coding sequence ATGAAAACCCAACCCGACGATCTTCTGCCCATCGGCCTGCGTGACCGGTTGCCCGCCGCCGCCGCCAATGCCAGCGCGGTGGAACAGGCGGCGCTCGGCGTGATGCATTCGCATGGGTATGACCGTGTGCGTCCGCCACTGATGGAGTTCGAAACTTCGCTTGCCGGGCGGATGGACGGGGTCAGCACGCGCCGGATGGTGCGGTTCACCGATCCGGCGTCTCTGCGCACGATCGCCTTGAGGTCCGACATGACGCCGCAAGTAGGGCGCATTGCCGCTACCGCCATGGCCGAAGCGCCGCGACCGTTGCGGGTTTGTTATGCCGGGGATGTGGCGCGGCTTGCGGCGGATCAGTTGAGTCCGGAACGTCAGAGCCTGCAGATCGGCGCGGAACTGGTCGGTAGCGACGGCGCGGCTGCGGCCGGCGAGATCGTCGCTGTGGCCATAGCTGCGCTGGAAGCAGGTGGAGCGCAGGGCATTTCGGTCGATTTCACCCTGCCGGATCTGGTCGATATTCTGTCTGCGAAGGCGCTGCCGCTGGAAGCAGGCCAAGTAGACGCCGTTCGCCGCGAGCTCGACACCAAGGATGCAGGCGGCCTGCGCGATGCGGGCGGGGCAGATTACCTGCCGCTGCTTTATTCGTCCGGTCCGTTCGAGGAAGCCATCGACAAACTGGCAGCAATCGACGCGGGCGGGGCGCTCGCCAGCCGGATCGAGGGTTTGCGCCAGATCGCAGCGCGGGTAGAGGGCCATGCCCGCGTCACGCTCGACCCGACCGAGCGGCATGGCTTCGAATATCAAACCTGGTTCGGATTTACGCTCTATGCAGAGGGTGTTCGCGGAGCGCTGGGGCGGGGCGGAACTTACCGGATCGGCGGCACGGACGAGGCCGCCAGCGGCGTATCGCTCTATGTCGACGGGCTGATCGACAGCCTGCCTGAAGCTGTGAACGGCAAAGTGCTGTTCCTCCCCTTAAGCCACGACGCTATGCGCGCCGAAGCACTGCGCGGCGAAGGCTGGCGCACGGTTGCGGCCGTTTCGGACCAGGACGATGCCACATCCCTTGGCGCAAGCCACGTGTTGCAAGGTGGAGCGCCAGTCGCGCTGTAA